One stretch of Suricata suricatta isolate VVHF042 chromosome 13, meerkat_22Aug2017_6uvM2_HiC, whole genome shotgun sequence DNA includes these proteins:
- the NINJ1 gene encoding ninjurin-1, which translates to MLDIALLMANASQLKAVIEQGPSFAFFAPLVVLISLSLVLQIGVGVLLIFLVRYDLNNPAKHAKLDFLNNLATGLVFIIVVVNIFITAFGVQKPVIDVAPQQ; encoded by the exons ATGCTGGACATCGCGCTGCTGATGGCCAACGCGTCCCAGCTGAAGGCGGTCATCGAGCAGGGCCCCAGCTTCGCCTTCTTCGCGCCGCTGGTGGTcctcatctccctctccctcgtgCTGCAGATCGGCGTGGGCGTGCTGCTCATCTTCCTCG TCAGGTACGACCTCAACAACCCCGCGAAGCACGCCAAGCTGGACTTCCTCAACAACCTGGCCACCGGCCTGGTCTTCATCATCGTCGTGGTCAACATCTTCATCACCGCCTTTGGTGTGCAGAAGCCCGTGATAGACGTAGCGCCCCAGCAGTAG
- the CARD19 gene encoding caspase recruitment domain-containing protein 19 — MNDLRAEPAERLVVGHTPSAGAEGLPVVTPGDPEGPARVAMADLLVSLRVASSPWTSSCGSCRCIFCCQLSGVGEKGGSFTHTHARTSSAGVLGRAQPAQVQCLQGSRRLLPTCCPGAWGSRCGWCVALWPPLDRARSCPPCSAVSEQTYCDRLVQDTPFLMGYGRLSEQQVDRIILQLNRYCPQILSNSDAEKFRNPKASLRMRLCDLLGHLQRSGERDCQEFYRALYIHAQPLHSRLPSRLAPQNSDCTELDSGTAGHGLSDRGPVAFLACLGLAAGLALLTYCCPPDPKVLPGARRVLGFSPIIVDGHVSRFLLAFLTDELRGL; from the exons ATGAATGATCTGCGCGCAGAGCCTGCGGAGCGCCTGGTCGTGGGGCACACGCCGTCGGCGGGAGCAGAGGGGCTGCCGGTGGTGACGCCAGGTGACCCAGAAGGCCCTGCCCGTGTGGCCATGGCAGATCTTCTCGTGTCCCTGCGGGTGGCTTCCTCACCATG GACCAGCAGCTGTGGGAGCTGCAGG TGTATCTTCTGCTGCCAGCTCTCCGGTGTAGGAGAGAAGGGCGGGAGTtttacacacacgcacgcgcgcacgtCCTCTGCAGGGGTCCTGGGCCGTGCACAGCCCGCGCAGGTGCAGTGTCTGCAGGGGTCCAGGCGCTTACTGCCGACGTGCTGCCCGGGGGCCTGGGGGTCACGCTGCGGGTGGTGTGTGGCCCTGTGGCCCCCCCTCGACCGAGCCCGCTCATGCCCTCCGTGCTCTGCTGTTTCAGAGCAGACCTACTGCGACCGGCTGGTCCAGGACACGCCTTTCCTGATGGGCTACGGGCGCCTCAGCGAGCAGCAGGTGGACAGAATCATCCTCCAGCTGAACCGCTACTGCCCCCAGATCCTCAGCAACAGCGATGCAGAGAAG TTCCGGAATCCCAAGGCGTCCCTGCGCATGCGGCTCTGCGACCTGCTGGGCCACCTGCAGCGGAGCGGCGAGCGGGACTGCCAGGAGTTCTACCGCGCCCTGTACATCCACGCGCAGCCCCTGCACAGCCGCCTGCCCAGCCGGCTGGCCCCGC AGAACTCAGATTGCACAGAGCTAGACTCGGGCACCGCGGGCCACGGGCTCAGTGACAGGG GACCCGTGGCTTTCCTGGCCTGCCTCGGCCTGGCCGCGGGGCTGGCGCTCCTCACCTACTGCTGCCCTCCAG ACCCCAAGGTGCTGCCAGGGGCCCGCCGCGTCCTGGGCTTCTCCCCCATCATCGTCGACGGGCACGTCAGCCGCTTCCTGCTGGCCTTCCTCACAGATGAGCTGCGGGGGCTCTGA